One part of the Microbacterium saperdae genome encodes these proteins:
- a CDS encoding bleomycin resistance protein: MTDHAVPNLPSRDFDDTIAFYGGFGFELSYRDDGWLILHRGELQLEFFLFPEHVPARSSFLCSIRVDDVDALYRQIAQAGVIERSTGFPRLHPVRAQPWGQRAGFLVDREGTQLHLIENGSPDRSESR, from the coding sequence ATGACCGATCATGCGGTGCCGAATCTGCCGTCTCGCGACTTCGACGACACGATCGCGTTCTACGGCGGGTTCGGTTTCGAGCTGTCCTATCGGGACGACGGCTGGTTGATCCTCCACCGCGGCGAGCTGCAGCTGGAGTTCTTCCTGTTCCCTGAGCATGTTCCCGCGCGGAGCTCGTTCCTGTGCAGCATCCGCGTCGATGACGTCGATGCGCTGTACCGGCAGATCGCACAGGCGGGCGTGATCGAGCGCAGCACGGGCTTTCCCCGGCTGCATCCGGTGCGGGCGCAGCCCTGGGGTCAGCGGGCGGGATTCCTCGTCGATCGCGAGGGAACGCAGCTGCACCTGATCGAGAACGGCTCGCCGGACCGTTCCGAATCGCGCTGA
- a CDS encoding VOC family protein, with amino-acid sequence MPVTGPDFISLQARDLAGSQAFYAKYLGLVRSPAGPPHAVVFQTAPIAFALRDLVPGTDLDATPQPGIGAAIWLHATEVQEIHDALVADGHTIVSAPIDGPFGRTFTFADPDGYQITLHDRA; translated from the coding sequence ATGCCCGTCACCGGTCCCGACTTCATCTCCCTCCAGGCGCGCGACCTCGCCGGATCCCAGGCCTTCTACGCGAAGTACCTCGGTCTCGTCCGTTCACCCGCCGGACCGCCGCACGCCGTGGTCTTCCAGACCGCTCCGATCGCCTTCGCCCTGCGCGACCTCGTTCCGGGCACCGATCTCGACGCCACGCCCCAGCCCGGCATCGGCGCGGCGATCTGGCTCCACGCCACCGAGGTCCAGGAGATCCACGACGCGCTGGTCGCCGACGGTCACACGATCGTGTCGGCACCGATCGACGGTCCCTTCGGCCGTACGTTCACCTTCGCCGACCCGGACGGATACCAGATCACCCTCCACGACCGCGCCTGA
- a CDS encoding MarR family winged helix-turn-helix transcriptional regulator codes for MSQDGEVIDLETSLGYLLKEASSALRAAMEEVLRPLGMTVTHYSCLELLAQRPGLSNSELARGTFVTRQSMNVLLQALERDGSVTRAAEAPVGKALPTRLTPLGERKRQQASAAVRSVELRMLGGMTGDEQSGARRILRSMIHALRDADGS; via the coding sequence ATGAGTCAAGACGGAGAGGTCATCGACCTGGAGACGTCGCTCGGCTACCTGCTGAAGGAGGCCTCGAGTGCCCTGCGGGCGGCCATGGAGGAAGTGCTGCGGCCGCTCGGGATGACGGTCACGCACTACTCGTGCCTGGAGCTGTTGGCGCAGCGGCCCGGCCTGTCGAACTCGGAGCTCGCGCGAGGGACCTTCGTGACGCGGCAGTCGATGAACGTGCTGCTGCAGGCGCTCGAGCGCGACGGATCTGTGACGAGGGCGGCTGAGGCTCCCGTGGGCAAGGCCCTTCCCACACGGCTCACCCCGCTCGGGGAGCGCAAGCGGCAGCAGGCGAGCGCCGCGGTCCGCTCCGTCGAGCTGCGGATGCTCGGCGGGATGACGGGCGACGAGCAGTCGGGTGCACGGCGGATCCTCCGCAGCATGATCCATGCGCTGAGGGATGCCGACGGCTCGTGA
- the moaA gene encoding GTP 3',8-cyclase MoaA, protein MTAVPVVIGVRAPQAEPVAGAATTGGLIDTHGRVHRDLRISLTDRCSLRCTYCMPEQGNEWLARTSILSTDEIVEVAEVAAALGIRTFRLTGGEPLLRTDIVEVVRRVARIEGEDGPVEVAMTTNGISLAQKLPALIDAGLTRLNISIDTVDRQRFADLTRRDRLDDVFEGIAAAAASALRPLKLNAVAMRGVNDDELVDLVEFAMGVGAQLRFIEQMPLDAGHTWDRTSMVTREEILASLGERWRLDPVEGRGGAPAEKWRIDGGPHEVGVIASVTAPFCGACDRLRLTADGQLRNCLFSNVEYDLIGVLRGEGSRPGDRSEGIADMLRSCVHGKLPGHAINDPSFLQPARGMNAIGG, encoded by the coding sequence ATGACGGCCGTACCGGTCGTCATCGGGGTGCGCGCGCCGCAGGCCGAGCCCGTGGCCGGTGCTGCGACGACCGGCGGCCTCATCGACACGCACGGCCGGGTGCACCGCGATCTGCGCATCTCGCTCACCGACCGCTGCTCGCTGCGCTGCACGTACTGCATGCCCGAGCAGGGGAACGAGTGGCTCGCGCGCACCAGCATCCTCTCCACCGACGAGATCGTCGAGGTGGCCGAGGTGGCCGCCGCTCTCGGCATCCGCACGTTCCGCCTCACGGGAGGCGAGCCGCTGCTGCGCACCGACATCGTCGAGGTCGTGCGCCGGGTCGCGCGGATCGAGGGGGAGGACGGGCCGGTCGAGGTCGCGATGACGACCAACGGCATCAGCCTCGCCCAGAAGCTTCCGGCGCTGATCGACGCCGGACTCACGCGGCTGAACATCAGCATCGACACGGTCGACCGTCAGCGCTTCGCCGACCTCACCCGCCGCGACCGCCTCGACGACGTCTTCGAGGGCATCGCCGCCGCCGCGGCCTCCGCGCTGCGCCCGCTCAAGCTGAACGCGGTCGCGATGCGTGGAGTGAACGACGACGAGCTGGTCGATCTGGTGGAGTTCGCGATGGGGGTCGGCGCGCAGCTGCGCTTCATCGAGCAGATGCCGCTGGACGCCGGGCACACCTGGGATCGCACCTCGATGGTCACGCGCGAGGAGATCCTCGCCTCGCTGGGAGAGCGCTGGCGTCTCGACCCGGTCGAAGGACGAGGCGGTGCGCCCGCGGAGAAGTGGCGGATCGACGGCGGCCCGCACGAGGTCGGCGTGATCGCCTCGGTGACCGCGCCGTTCTGCGGGGCGTGCGACCGACTGCGGCTCACCGCCGACGGCCAGCTGCGCAACTGCCTGTTCTCCAACGTCGAGTACGACCTCATCGGGGTGCTGCGGGGCGAGGGCTCGAGGCCCGGCGACCGTTCCGAGGGGATCGCCGACATGCTGCGCTCGTGCGTGCACGGCAAGCTGCCGGGGCACGCGATCAACGACCCGTCGTTCCTGCAACCGGCGCGCGGGATGAACGCGATCGGCGGCTGA
- a CDS encoding amidohydrolase encodes MTIDLEALYIDLHQHPELSFQETRTAGIAAAHLRDLGLEVHEGIGVTGVVGVLANGEGPVVWVRADMDALPVGEQSGRPYASTATGIDPAGNTVPVMHACGHDMHVTAMIGAVEKLVAERGEWTGTLVVLIQPAEEYGAGARAMLDGGLLDLVPKPDIVLGQHVTPLPAGTIGVRPGTQMAASDGLTVTLHGRGGHGSRPHSTIDPIVMAAATVMRLQTIASREVDPRDVAVVTVGSIHAGLKNNIIPAEAKLELSLRYPNDEMRDKVLASVERIVRAEAAASGAEREPEIRTDHTLPPTINDDEATARVTTALQRALGEASVIDPGMFTGSEDVSWFARDTGAPLVFWFWGGVDPAAFAAAMAAGTLDKDIPTNHSPFFAPEIHPTIEVGVTALSAAAREFLA; translated from the coding sequence ATGACGATCGATCTCGAAGCGCTCTACATCGACCTGCATCAGCATCCCGAGCTCTCCTTCCAGGAGACCCGCACCGCCGGCATCGCCGCCGCGCACCTGCGTGATCTCGGACTCGAAGTGCACGAAGGCATCGGCGTCACCGGCGTGGTGGGCGTGCTCGCCAACGGTGAGGGACCGGTCGTCTGGGTACGAGCCGACATGGACGCGCTCCCCGTCGGCGAACAGAGCGGACGCCCGTACGCCAGCACCGCGACCGGCATCGACCCGGCGGGCAACACGGTTCCGGTCATGCACGCGTGCGGACACGACATGCACGTGACCGCGATGATCGGCGCCGTCGAGAAGCTGGTGGCGGAGCGGGGCGAGTGGACGGGCACGCTGGTCGTGCTCATCCAGCCCGCCGAGGAGTACGGTGCGGGCGCACGGGCGATGCTCGACGGCGGACTGCTCGACCTCGTCCCGAAGCCCGACATCGTGCTCGGCCAGCACGTCACCCCACTCCCCGCCGGCACGATCGGCGTGCGTCCCGGCACGCAGATGGCCGCCTCGGATGGGCTGACCGTCACCCTCCACGGCCGCGGCGGGCACGGCTCGCGTCCGCACTCCACGATCGACCCGATCGTCATGGCCGCGGCGACCGTCATGCGCCTGCAGACCATCGCCTCGCGCGAGGTCGACCCCCGCGACGTCGCCGTCGTCACGGTCGGCTCGATCCACGCGGGACTCAAGAACAACATCATCCCGGCCGAGGCGAAGCTCGAGCTCAGCCTGCGGTACCCCAACGACGAGATGCGCGACAAGGTGCTCGCGAGCGTCGAACGCATCGTACGTGCAGAGGCTGCGGCATCCGGTGCCGAGAGGGAACCCGAGATCCGCACCGATCACACCCTGCCGCCGACGATCAACGACGACGAGGCCACGGCCCGGGTCACGACGGCGCTGCAGCGCGCGCTCGGCGAGGCCTCCGTCATCGACCCCGGCATGTTCACGGGCAGCGAGGACGTGTCGTGGTTCGCGCGCGACACCGGCGCTCCGCTGGTGTTCTGGTTCTGGGGCGGGGTCGACCCTGCCGCGTTCGCCGCGGCGATGGCTGCGGGCACGCTCGACAAGGACATCCCGACGAACCACTCGCCGTTCTTCGCGCCGGAGATCCACCCCACGATCGAGGTCGGCGTCACCGCCCTGTCGGCGGCCGCACGCGAGTTCCTGGCCTGA
- a CDS encoding TetR/AcrR family transcriptional regulator codes for MKDTDETSRVRPATRAKREQILKAAVEIFGNKGSTNGTLADVAEQVGITHAGVLHHFGSKQKLLLEVLAYRDQADVANLAEKHIPDGPELFLHLVRTAFANELRPGIVQAYTVLSSESVTDDHPGREYFEDRYTTLRREVTAAFRELCAQEGVTEPETIAAASASILAVMDGLQLQWLLHPDRIELGEISEFAIRAIVNAVLNPGPALTTYVHPS; via the coding sequence ATGAAGGACACCGACGAGACGTCCCGTGTGCGCCCGGCGACCCGAGCGAAACGCGAACAGATCCTGAAGGCCGCCGTGGAGATCTTCGGCAACAAGGGGTCGACCAACGGCACCCTCGCCGACGTCGCCGAGCAGGTCGGAATCACCCACGCCGGCGTGCTGCACCACTTCGGCTCCAAGCAGAAGCTGCTGCTCGAAGTGCTCGCCTACCGCGACCAGGCCGACGTCGCGAACCTCGCCGAGAAGCACATCCCCGACGGCCCCGAGCTGTTCCTGCACCTCGTGCGCACCGCGTTCGCGAACGAGCTGCGCCCCGGCATCGTGCAGGCGTACACCGTGCTGTCGTCCGAATCGGTGACCGACGACCACCCCGGGCGCGAGTACTTCGAAGACCGCTACACCACGCTCCGCCGCGAGGTCACCGCCGCATTCCGCGAGCTCTGCGCGCAGGAGGGGGTGACCGAGCCCGAGACGATCGCCGCGGCATCCGCCAGCATCCTCGCGGTCATGGACGGCCTGCAGCTGCAGTGGCTCCTGCACCCGGACCGGATCGAGCTCGGCGAGATCAGCGAATTCGCGATCAGGGCGATCGTGAACGCCGTGCTGAACCCCGGCCCCGCGCTCACGACCTACGTGCACCCGTCCTGA
- a CDS encoding ABC transporter substrate-binding protein has product MKLRKSLIAATAITALGVSALAGCSSGGGDDANNGDSPALTIAKPDGAITAESNNPYVGDSSASKYGYGKVIFESLGLVNQTGDRGVTPWLAESIEWNDDYTAVTVVPRKDVTWSDGEPFTADDIVYTYELVSTPALDTAGLKFEGAEVDGDAVTLTFGESKYVNQARVLHVPIVPKHIWENLDEPATDPVKGDDLVGTGPYELSNWSTESVTLAARDDYWGGDLAVPELHYVSYGDNTALTTALAQGEADWAQAFIPQVQEQFIDADPEHNVFWAAPTTGSATLFMNLQQKPFDDPAFRQALAWVIDRDAYVDIAREGASEAVWSVTGLSSILDDEIQPEFQGKEYKVDAEKARAVLTDAGYTWKDDALVDPDGTPVSFTLSVPSGWSDWNTAQELIAEDVNEAIGAEVKIDMPDWGGWQGPRDDGTFSAIIHWLEDSGTAYGLYTSTMDPRWISPEGIAGFNFGRFDDPTATAALNSYANASSDEERTTALDTLQTIFSEQVPAIPLGAHPLLGEFNTRNYVGWPSDKDPYASADPTQQNIVQILTKLKPAE; this is encoded by the coding sequence ATGAAGCTCAGAAAGTCTCTGATCGCCGCGACCGCGATCACCGCCCTCGGCGTCTCGGCCCTCGCCGGATGCTCGTCGGGCGGTGGCGACGACGCGAACAACGGCGATTCCCCCGCACTGACCATCGCGAAGCCCGACGGTGCCATCACCGCAGAGTCGAACAACCCCTACGTCGGAGACTCGTCGGCGTCGAAGTACGGCTATGGCAAGGTCATCTTCGAGTCGCTCGGCCTGGTGAACCAGACCGGTGATCGCGGAGTGACCCCCTGGCTCGCCGAGAGCATCGAGTGGAACGATGACTACACCGCCGTCACGGTCGTTCCCCGCAAGGACGTCACGTGGAGCGATGGCGAGCCGTTCACCGCCGATGACATCGTCTACACCTACGAGCTCGTCTCGACTCCCGCACTCGACACCGCCGGCCTCAAGTTCGAGGGCGCCGAGGTCGACGGCGACGCCGTGACGCTGACCTTCGGCGAGTCGAAGTACGTCAACCAGGCGCGCGTGCTGCACGTCCCGATCGTCCCGAAGCACATCTGGGAGAACCTCGACGAGCCGGCCACCGACCCCGTCAAGGGCGACGACCTGGTCGGCACCGGTCCCTACGAGCTCTCCAACTGGTCCACCGAGTCGGTCACGCTCGCCGCGCGCGACGACTACTGGGGCGGCGACCTCGCCGTGCCCGAGCTGCACTACGTCTCCTACGGCGACAACACCGCGCTGACCACGGCGCTCGCGCAGGGCGAGGCGGACTGGGCGCAGGCGTTCATCCCGCAGGTGCAGGAGCAGTTCATCGACGCCGACCCCGAGCACAACGTGTTCTGGGCCGCTCCGACCACCGGCTCCGCGACGCTGTTCATGAACCTGCAGCAGAAGCCGTTCGACGATCCCGCATTCCGTCAGGCCCTCGCCTGGGTGATCGACCGCGACGCCTACGTCGACATCGCGCGCGAAGGCGCGAGCGAGGCCGTCTGGTCGGTGACCGGACTCTCCTCGATCCTCGATGACGAGATCCAGCCCGAGTTCCAGGGCAAGGAGTACAAGGTCGACGCCGAGAAGGCGCGCGCCGTGCTGACCGACGCCGGCTACACCTGGAAGGACGACGCGCTGGTCGACCCCGACGGCACCCCCGTCTCGTTCACGCTCTCCGTGCCCTCCGGCTGGAGCGACTGGAACACCGCGCAGGAGCTGATCGCCGAAGACGTGAACGAGGCCATCGGCGCCGAGGTCAAGATCGACATGCCCGATTGGGGCGGCTGGCAGGGTCCTCGCGACGACGGCACGTTCTCGGCGATCATCCACTGGCTCGAGGACAGCGGCACGGCGTACGGTCTCTACACGTCGACCATGGACCCGCGCTGGATCTCCCCGGAGGGCATCGCCGGATTCAACTTCGGTCGCTTCGACGACCCGACGGCGACCGCAGCCCTGAACAGCTACGCCAACGCCTCGTCCGACGAGGAGCGCACCACCGCGCTCGACACGCTGCAGACGATCTTCTCCGAGCAGGTACCGGCGATCCCACTGGGCGCGCACCCGCTGCTGGGTGAGTTCAACACCCGCAACTACGTCGGATGGCCCTCGGACAAGGACCCGTACGCCTCGGCAGACCCGACGCAGCAGAACATCGTGCAGATCCTCACGAAGCTGAAGCCCGCCGAGTAA
- a CDS encoding ABC transporter ATP-binding protein: MPDPLLSVRDFSVVYDVDPPVEAVKNVSIELQRGEILGLAGESGCGKTTLAYGVQRLLRAPAVITSGSVTFHDASGIDIDINALDVDAMQRFRWDKVSMVFQGAMNALNPVATIGSQLEDVFEIHRPDMNRRQRRAEAEELLEIVKVGRQRTRSFPHELSGGMRQRVMIAMALALRPQLMVMDEPTTALDVLVQREILKQISQLRHEFGFSVIFITHDLPLLLEISDRIAIMREGEIIELATAEQIWTQPQQDYTKTLLSSFPRLTGARGVLTR; this comes from the coding sequence ATGCCAGACCCCCTGCTCAGCGTGCGCGACTTCTCGGTCGTGTACGACGTCGATCCGCCCGTCGAGGCGGTGAAGAACGTGTCCATCGAACTGCAGCGCGGCGAGATCCTCGGTCTCGCCGGTGAGAGCGGATGCGGGAAGACGACGCTCGCCTACGGTGTGCAGCGACTGCTGCGCGCACCGGCCGTTATCACCAGCGGCAGCGTGACCTTCCACGACGCATCCGGAATCGACATCGACATCAACGCGCTCGACGTCGACGCGATGCAGCGTTTCCGTTGGGACAAGGTCTCGATGGTCTTCCAGGGGGCCATGAATGCCCTGAACCCGGTGGCCACGATCGGCTCTCAGCTCGAGGACGTGTTCGAGATCCACCGTCCCGACATGAACCGCAGACAGCGCCGCGCCGAGGCGGAGGAGCTGCTCGAGATCGTCAAGGTCGGTCGCCAGCGCACGCGCTCGTTCCCGCACGAGCTCTCCGGCGGCATGCGGCAGCGCGTGATGATCGCGATGGCCCTGGCACTGCGTCCGCAGCTGATGGTCATGGACGAGCCCACCACCGCGCTGGACGTGCTGGTGCAGCGCGAGATCCTCAAGCAGATCTCGCAACTGCGTCACGAGTTCGGGTTCTCGGTCATCTTCATCACCCACGACCTTCCGCTGCTGCTGGAGATCAGCGACCGGATCGCGATCATGCGCGAGGGCGAGATCATCGAGCTCGCCACGGCCGAGCAGATCTGGACGCAGCCGCAGCAGGACTACACCAAGACGCTCCTGTCGTCGTTCCCCCGGCTCACCGGTGCCAGAGGAGTGCTGACGCGATGA
- a CDS encoding ABC transporter ATP-binding protein — protein sequence MTTLEFKNVSKSYNVRGAGQVKALDDVSFTLVSGQTIGLVGQSGSGKSTIAKILTQLETPTSGEVLLDGTPIPRRGKGLRRYRQQLRMVFQDPFASLNPYHSIRYHLERPIRLDDVVPKKETEDEVRRLLDRVRLDGDAVIDRRPHELSGGQRQRVAIARALASRPSLLVADEPVSMLDVSIRLGVLNLLADLQREEGLGVLYITHDLATARHFSDEIMVLNQGRVVEYGPADDVILDPQDPYTRELRAASPDPDKHFATATSNGGAL from the coding sequence ATGACCACGCTCGAGTTCAAGAACGTCAGCAAGTCGTACAACGTGCGCGGCGCCGGGCAGGTGAAAGCGCTCGACGACGTCAGCTTCACGCTCGTCTCCGGTCAGACGATCGGACTGGTCGGACAGTCCGGCAGCGGCAAGTCCACGATCGCCAAGATCCTCACCCAGCTCGAGACCCCGACGAGCGGGGAGGTGCTGCTCGACGGCACGCCCATCCCGCGCCGCGGCAAGGGGCTGCGCAGGTACCGGCAGCAGCTGCGGATGGTCTTCCAGGATCCGTTCGCCTCGCTCAACCCGTACCACTCGATCCGCTATCACCTCGAGAGGCCCATCCGCCTCGACGACGTCGTGCCGAAGAAGGAGACGGAGGACGAGGTGCGCCGCCTCCTCGATCGCGTCCGCCTGGACGGGGACGCCGTGATCGACCGCCGCCCGCATGAGCTCTCCGGAGGTCAGCGGCAGCGCGTCGCGATCGCCAGGGCGCTGGCCTCCCGTCCTTCCCTGCTGGTCGCCGACGAGCCGGTCTCGATGCTCGACGTCTCCATCCGTCTCGGCGTGCTGAACCTGCTCGCCGACCTGCAGCGGGAGGAGGGCCTCGGGGTGCTCTACATCACGCACGACCTCGCCACCGCCCGCCACTTCAGCGACGAGATCATGGTGCTCAACCAGGGGCGCGTCGTGGAGTACGGGCCGGCGGATGACGTCATCCTCGACCCGCAGGATCCGTACACGCGCGAACTGCGGGCGGCATCCCCCGACCCGGACAAGCACTTCGCGACCGCGACCTCGAACGGAGGGGCACTGTGA
- a CDS encoding ABC transporter permease gives MSTAFPQLDDNDLIQRDALEVGTTATVAEKGRRRVPWRFFAGRAGFYLFTLWAAITINFFLPRFMKGDAVSSYLARNRNVSPEAAESLRILLGIDSDKSIWQQYIEYWGMLLRGDLGISTLHGLRPVAEVLSAALPWTLGLVGIATIISFAIGTIGGAIVGWRRGSKLDALIPITTFFNTIPYFWLGLIAIAIFSSTLKWFPSSHAYDKGQSPEWSWDFIGQVIMHGTLPAVTIIIASLGGWMLGMRNMMLTVLDEDYITVSQAKGMPNKRVLWSYAARNAVLPQIQSFALSIGFIVGGTIVMEMVFSYPGVGKLLLDATNAKDYALMQGVFLVITLSVLVANILADVVYAYLDPRTRQTEA, from the coding sequence GTGAGCACCGCGTTCCCGCAACTCGACGACAACGACCTCATCCAGCGTGACGCGCTCGAGGTCGGCACCACGGCGACCGTCGCGGAGAAGGGGCGGCGCCGAGTGCCCTGGCGCTTCTTCGCCGGACGGGCGGGGTTCTACCTGTTCACCCTGTGGGCCGCCATCACGATCAACTTCTTCCTGCCGCGCTTCATGAAGGGCGACGCGGTCAGCTCGTACCTCGCGCGCAACCGCAACGTCAGCCCGGAGGCGGCGGAGTCGCTGCGCATCCTGCTCGGCATCGACTCCGACAAGTCGATCTGGCAGCAGTACATCGAGTACTGGGGGATGCTGCTGCGCGGCGATCTCGGCATCTCGACCCTGCACGGTCTGCGACCCGTGGCCGAGGTGCTCTCCGCGGCGCTGCCGTGGACGCTCGGCCTGGTCGGCATCGCGACGATCATCTCGTTCGCGATCGGCACGATCGGCGGCGCGATCGTCGGATGGCGCCGCGGCAGCAAGCTCGACGCGCTGATCCCGATCACGACGTTCTTCAACACGATCCCCTACTTCTGGCTCGGTCTGATCGCGATCGCGATCTTCTCGTCGACGCTGAAGTGGTTCCCCTCCTCGCACGCCTACGACAAGGGGCAGTCGCCGGAGTGGAGCTGGGACTTCATCGGCCAGGTGATCATGCACGGCACCCTGCCCGCTGTCACGATCATCATCGCCTCGCTCGGCGGGTGGATGCTCGGCATGCGCAACATGATGCTCACCGTGCTCGACGAGGACTACATCACGGTCTCGCAGGCCAAGGGCATGCCGAACAAGAGGGTGCTGTGGTCGTATGCCGCGCGCAATGCCGTGCTGCCGCAGATCCAGAGCTTCGCGCTGTCGATCGGCTTCATCGTCGGCGGCACGATCGTGATGGAGATGGTCTTCAGCTATCCGGGCGTCGGCAAGCTCCTGCTCGACGCCACCAACGCCAAGGACTACGCGCTCATGCAGGGCGTGTTCCTGGTGATCACGCTCTCGGTGCTCGTGGCCAACATCCTCGCGGATGTCGTCTACGCCTACCTCGACCCGCGCACGCGCCAGACGGAGGCCTGA
- a CDS encoding ABC transporter permease, which translates to MTVPTSAAGAAPDGTPVVTGMPETATLRSPVTAGPPRKTFWSQLAQAFAMFRNPKSVAGLIILGVFVLVAILAPWISPYAPTQKDRDALRQPPSFEHWLGTTHMGEDVLSQIIYGTRGVIVVGFLSALIATVIAITIGVIAGYVRGWKSESLSALTNVFLVIPGIPLIIIIASQFENPPLIVIAAVLGLTGWAWGARVLRAQTMSLRNRDFIQAARANGEPLRRIITVEMLPNLMALIASSFVGTVTAAILGLTTLAFIGVIPVSNLNWGTILFWAQQNGAFPRLWWWYVPAGLCIAIIGVALSLINFGIDEYVNPRLRSAGERARAMKKKGLNVNDAVTAVRTVPLPDKNSPNPSTNTTQNTK; encoded by the coding sequence ATGACCGTTCCCACATCCGCCGCAGGCGCCGCCCCCGACGGCACCCCCGTCGTCACCGGGATGCCGGAGACCGCCACGCTGCGCTCGCCGGTGACCGCCGGGCCGCCGCGGAAGACCTTCTGGTCGCAGTTGGCGCAGGCGTTCGCGATGTTCCGCAATCCGAAGTCGGTCGCGGGGCTCATCATCCTCGGGGTGTTCGTGCTGGTCGCGATCCTCGCTCCCTGGATCTCGCCCTACGCCCCCACGCAGAAGGACCGTGACGCTCTGCGTCAGCCGCCCTCGTTCGAGCACTGGTTGGGCACCACCCACATGGGCGAGGACGTGCTGAGCCAGATCATCTACGGCACCCGCGGCGTGATCGTCGTGGGGTTCCTCTCCGCCCTGATCGCGACGGTGATCGCGATCACGATCGGCGTCATCGCCGGCTACGTGCGCGGGTGGAAGAGCGAGTCGCTCTCGGCGCTGACCAACGTGTTCCTGGTGATCCCCGGCATCCCGCTGATCATCATCATCGCCTCGCAGTTCGAGAACCCGCCCCTGATCGTGATCGCCGCCGTGCTGGGGCTGACCGGATGGGCGTGGGGAGCGCGCGTGCTGCGCGCGCAGACCATGTCGCTGCGCAACCGCGATTTCATCCAGGCCGCACGCGCCAACGGAGAACCGCTGCGCCGCATCATCACGGTCGAGATGCTCCCGAACCTGATGGCGCTGATCGCGTCGAGCTTCGTCGGCACAGTGACCGCGGCTATCCTCGGCCTCACGACGCTGGCGTTCATCGGGGTGATCCCGGTGAGCAATCTGAACTGGGGAACCATCCTGTTCTGGGCGCAGCAGAACGGCGCGTTCCCCCGGCTCTGGTGGTGGTACGTGCCTGCGGGCCTGTGCATCGCGATCATCGGCGTCGCGCTCTCGCTGATCAACTTCGGCATCGACGAGTACGTCAACCCGCGTCTGCGCTCCGCCGGAGAGCGGGCCAGGGCGATGAAGAAGAAGGGGCTGAACGTGAACGATGCGGTCACCGCCGTGCGCACCGTCCCCCTGCCGGACAAGAACTCCCCGAACCCCTCGACGAACACGACACAGA